Genomic window (Phaeodactylum tricornutum CCAP 1055/1 chromosome 3, complete sequence):
TTGTAGTCAAGCATATGGAGATGCGTTCGGCTTCGGAGCCTTATTTCAATTGTTGGATATCAGGGATGCTATTGATCAAGAAAGATTCGTGGCTGTCGACCATGAAACCAAATATGTCCCGACGTCATCCTCTAGTTTTGCAAATGATGCCCTCAGACAGTCTTTCTCAATGGAAGAAGACCCACTGAACTACGACTTCTCCTATGTAGGACGTGAGTCTCTTAGAGTAGAGGAAGTCATGACATCCTCGACTGGCTTTACTGTCAACCCTAGTCCGCTCGAGAGCAATCAATGGGCTGAGCCGGACTCAAACTCATTTCGTGTCCGTGGCAAAAACTATTTGCAAGACAAGAAGAAGATCAACGCAGGCCCAAGCATTGGGCGTCTGGTAGCGGTGGATGTCGTGGCAGTTGACCAACCTATTTTCTCGGGCATGACGACTCACCCCAAAGAGAGGCTGCAATGGGCTTTGAAGAAGGAGAGCTTGCTGACTGACAAAGGGCAGGAGAGCGACTTGCCACCGTTTATTTTCGTGATGAATATTGTGCTACCAGGACCCCCCTTTTATCACGGCGTATTCTACTACGCAGTCGATAATATGAGCGCAATCGATGGAACCAGTGGCacgccgtcgtcgaaacTTTGCAATAAGTTTTTCTTTGGAGAATGTGATGAATTTCGTGATAGAACCTTCAAGCTGATTCCTCAGATTGTTCATGGCAACTTCATTGTCCGAAAGGCAGTTGGAAGTACACCTGCAATTATGGGTAAAAAGCTTCGTCAGTTCTACGTAAAGACTGAACGATCGTTCGAGATTGTGCTCGATTGTGGTAGCAGCCAGGTAGCTACCGGTGTAATTCGCCTCAGTCTTGGATACGCAAAAACTCTGGTCGTCGACATGggttttgtttttgaaggAGGCGACGATGAGGTCTTACCTGAACGTCTTTTCGGCTGTGTACGAATGAAGCAAATAGATTTTGGACCGACGCTGCGAAAAGTCGCAACTCCGTCTCTCCCGCGCTTATCTGAGAATTACTAATTTCATTTTTGTTATTGCGCGTGCACTTTTCACCTCTCTGTTGAGGCTTACTCGCATTACTGTAGCCATTAGGCATCCTCATCATCTATTCACTCATCTTTGTCTTTCATTAAAGTTATGGTTCTCTTATCTAACCAGTACAGTATATTCGTTCTAGGTATCGCTGAAGCTCTAATACCGGTATTTCGTCGAATAGTCCTTTGGCGATATCACAAGTCCTCTCCCTTTTCGAGCACCACGATACACAATTTCGATGATATCAATGAACTCTTGCTTGTCAGTCAACGCCCAGTTGATCTTGTTATTATCTCCCGTCCCCAGGTCTACCATTACATGTTTATTTCGGTAGAAAAACATTGTAGTGCAGGCGTCGTACAGTTCGTACATACCATTGAAATCGGGCACCTCATCGATATCGACAACATAGATGACGGCAAAATTCTTAACTTTCTCAGCAATACTAGCAAGAACCTCATCTTGAACCATGCAAACGGGGTCCTGGTCTCGACCGAAtcgaacaacaacaactcgATCTTCTTCTGTGACGATGGCTTGGTCTACCTCCCAGCCTGAGTTCAAATGTGGCAGCAAATACGCCATTTTTCGTGTTTTCCTCTTTTCTCACTTTGAAGGTTTGCCAATAGCATAAGACGCGTTGCTTATTTCAGTGTCGAAGACAAGCCGTTTTATTGTCAACGAATTTGTTTCGAAGGCTTGATGGATAATTTTACATAACATTAATTACCGTAAAGGACTACGCTATGCAATTGACTGACACTGAAATGAAATTTGGCCCTGGACGTGCCGAAGCTCCGCGTAAATTTGCAAGGGACTGACTGTCAGGTTCACTCACTACCTACCAATTTGTCATTTTGGTTTCATGAACCAGATCGTCACGGGACCAAAGTAAAGTATTTTAAAGTtaaattacagttagtagtTGCTTCCATTTGACGCAAAAAAGATGGTTCGCATTTCTgttgtcacagtcacagtcactgaCAGTCAAATTTCAGAAGCGTTTCTCGTCGGACTCCCTTGTTGTCAAAAATAGCGTTGAAGGTCACCATGACAGGACAGTGCTACGCGCCTTTTCTAATCGGACACACAGTCTCGAGTGACCCCGACCTTGACATGGCGCTAGGAAAAAAACTCTGCGCTCCACCTGGTGTAGCTCTTTATCGAGCCGGTCTAGCTATACGAAGTCAATCTCTGTCGATCTCCGACATGCTCAACATGATGCAACCTTCAACTGGAGATCTATTTAATGATACGTTTCACCCGTTAATTGATCAGAGCGACAACGAAGCTCAAATGAAAATACTGAAAAAGCACTATTTGGATGAATTCTCGAGACGATCGATCGACATGGTTTTGAAAGATTACAGTGACGAATCTGTAATTTACGAAGTTTTGGATAACATCCCTACAACCTATCATGGCGAACAAGGGGCCCGACGAATGTTAAATCGGATTACAGGACTTGCCAAAGACGTGGACTTACACCACATATCCGTCAATCGGAATCATGCGCAAGTCTTCTGGACAGCAAATATGGATTCGCGTGACGTCATTCATGGAACAGATTCATTCGAGTTCGACAAAGATAATCGCATCAAAGCACAAACCATTGTGGCTTTGACCATCAAACAAGATGGAAAATGACAAGAACCGTATGTGAGTTGGGATGTGATCTCAAGAGTGAAAACAATCAGTAGCAAGAAAATGTACCGATCCCAGCAAAGAGCGTCAGTCAGGTTTTGCCCTACTACTAATTTCCGACTACAAATACTTTCTTGATGATAGCGGCCTCTTTCGTGCGAGCAGATTCTACTTATCCGGAATGGACTACGTTAGAAAGCCTTTCATCTTTGTGAGATAGCTCTAGAAACGGTGAAGTTAGCTTTTAGTAATAGGGCGTCAACCAGCTAGGAATCATATAGTCAGAGTATCCGGCTTCTAATTAACTGTGGAGGCCTTGTGATTGTAGATTCACAATAAGGTAGACACTTTGTAGTACCTGTAAGTGGCTCTACATTTCCATCTCATGTTAGATGACGAATACTTGGCCGCCGGGGAAGGAGCTGCAATCGAGAGAATTTATAGTTAGACTCATCGATTTACTGTTCCATAATTTATTGGGCGCATGTACTATTTATTGGGTTCATTTGCTCCGGAAAGGGGTCAAGTTGTCGGTGTGATCAATTTGCGTGGCACCACGAAAGTCGCACAAGCCAACATACATTAACCGTATACGTGATCGTGACTATTGTATCTACCGATCCGACGACGTCGAATGCAAGGCACCTTACTGCTGACCACTCAACAATTACCACTTGACACAAGAATCGGGTGGTAGCCGTTTTGCGATGAGTGCGTAGGAAGATCAAGATGCTGTCCATTGCCAACCGTCGACTTCCATGGTGGATCAGGAAAATATCTGCTTTTACTGTAATACTTTCCATTCATCTCCGAATCCGTGAATGGATCTATCTTTCGAGATTAGAAGCCAACGAACCTGACGCGGATTATCCGTGGTGGACGGACGACCGAGGCTGGCGGCTATCTCGGTTTCCCTCGGTTGAGCAGCGTGTAAAGCACTATATGTCGAACTGGTATGCACCACCCTGCGACTCGACTACCGGGGTGAGGGTTTCTAAATGGTCCCGAGACGGCACATGGGTGGCCAAGCCAACTTGGTACGAGTTGGGGACAAGTTCGATCGCTGCTTCGAGTGCGGTCGAAACAGACACCGTCTTCTACGCTGCTGCCAAACCAATCATCAATTGCACTTATTCACCCACCAATAATTTACGTTTCTACTGTCGGGATGCGCGAGATACTTTACTGAATGCTACAGTTGAGCTTGACATTCCAATCTTGATGCAATTTGGAGACCTGGACTACTCATTGAAACAAGACAAAGTCGACATTCCAGTTTTGAAAAAATATCGGAATGCAATGAGCTTGCAGGAACTGTACGCCTTGACTTCTCAGAAATGCTATCGCGGAAGGCCAAGGGTGGCGCCATCGTTTCTAGACAGGCGCTTACAACCAATAATTTGGAATTTGAATTCGCAACGTCATTATGCAAGGCTTGCTGCGGTTTCTAAGTTTGACATTCCTTGGGAAAACAAAACTGATATGGCCGTATTTTACGGAAACTTGAACGACCACGATGCGAATCAAGGGTCGCTGCAAATGAATCAGTTTTCCCTGGATGTTGACAAATGCCTCGAGCTTCCACGTTGTCGTCTAGTACTAATGCACAACAGCTCAGAGCTCGTTGATGCCAAATTGACCAAAACGTTCGGCCGCGTACCGGATGTTGTTGCTGGGGTTAGAGTAGTTGGTGATCGACGAAAAATGGACGACCTGCTCCAATACAAAGCGCTAATTATGCTCGAAGGGAATGATGTCTCTTCGGGCTTGAAATGGGGATTGCTGTCGAATTCAGTTGTCATGATGCCGCGTCCCAAGTTTTCCTCGTGGGCAATGGAAGATTTTTTGGTCCCGTGGGTACACTACGTTCCATTAGAAGAGAGCCTAAATGATGTTGAAAGGAAAATGGAATGGATTTTGGATCACCCAAAAGAAGCTCAGGAAATAGCACGACGGGGCACCTTGTGGATGAATGATCTTCTGTATGACCCCATATCCGATACTGAAAATAAATGGATCAATCAGGAGATTCTTTGGAGATATAAGGCTCATTTCCGAATATCCAGCATCGATAGCTAAGATGTAGATGGCGCTGCTGCTTGTATCAGAACGTTTATCTCTGCATCTGGCTGGATTAAGGGCATCGCTACCTGGCCAGAAACTCGGCTACACAGTTTAAAGAATATTTATAACAATTTCTCGCGTTTCTACAGCAAGAAAGCACAAATACTTTCGTCAATGATTGTGCGGTGAAGAGGTATGTCGCACCTTTACCTTTCCCTGTGTCCGCTCCTTGAGTCCTTGAGAAAGCTTCTCTCGGTCATGAGGCATGTCCAACAGCTCCATGAAGCCCAGACCGCGAGGGACTACAGAATAGTTATTCCATTCCGGATGAGATCCAAAGAAATGAGCTTTAATCTGCTCCATGTCGCAAGTAGCGGCAACACCGGTCATTTGGTAGATCTCGCGACAGAAACTCAAAAGCGACGGTGTCAGCATTACCAATCGCGCGTTCGCTCGAAAGTAAATTGCATAGACTTCATCGAATCGCAACAAAGTAACAAATAGACGGATGTCAGCATCTGTAAGTGTGTTTCCTGTCAAGTACCTTTGGTTCTGCAGAATGTCATCGGCGTGGTCGAATGCCTTACAGAGCTCGTCTATTGCCGTGTCGTAGGCGCGCTGGTTTTTCGCAAATCCGCAGCGATAG
Coding sequences:
- a CDS encoding predicted protein — translated: MTGQCYAPFLIGHTVSSDPDLDMALGKKLCAPPGVALYRAGLAIRSQSLSISDMLNMMQPSTGDLFNDTFHPLIDQSDNEAQMKILKKHYLDEFSRRSIDMVLKDYSDESVIYEVLDNIPTTYHGEQGARRMLNRITGLAKDVDLHHISVNRNHAQVFWTANMDSRDVIHGTDSFEFDKDNRIKAQTIVALTIKQDGK
- a CDS encoding predicted protein, which codes for MAYLLPHLNSGWEVDQAIVTEEDRVVVVRFGRDQDPVCMVQDEVLASIAEKVKNFAVIYVVDIDEVPDFNGMYELYDACTTMFFYRNKHVMVDLGTGDNNKINWALTDKQEFIDIIEIVYRGARKGRGLVISPKDYSTKYRY
- a CDS encoding predicted protein; the protein is MLSIANRRLPWWIRKISAFTVILSIHLRIREWIYLSRLEANEPDADYPWWTDDRGWRLSRFPSVEQRVKHYMSNWYAPPCDSTTGVRVSKWSRDGTWVAKPTWYELGTSSIAASSAVETDTVFYAAAKPIINCTYSPTNNLRFYCRDARDTLLNATVELDIPILMQFGDLDYSLKQDKVDIPVLKKYRNAMSLQELYALTSQKCYRGRPRVAPSFLDRRLQPIIWNLNSQRHYARLAAVSKFDIPWENKTDMAVFYGNLNDHDANQGSLQMNQFSLDVDKCLELPRCRLVLMHNSSELVDAKLTKTFGRVPDVVAGVRVVGDRRKMDDLLQYKALIMLEGNDVSSGLKWGLLSNSVVMMPRPKFSSWAMEDFLVPWVHYVPLEESLNDVERKMEWILDHPKEAQEIARRGTLWMNDLLYDPISDTENKWINQEILWRYKAHFRISSIDS